A window from Leptidea sinapis chromosome 11, ilLepSina1.1, whole genome shotgun sequence encodes these proteins:
- the LOC126966711 gene encoding connectin-like, whose product MELQRVKLICIFIILVLINAMSSAIQAKDNTKRKSKEKLGGFQKNICDVRDRESKVHCYCENTREHENVTKAECWVFNGGIQRDDQIWQSFASQPTLQTLSFNIRVDGALGYVPTKALQYLQRLRSINIKYGDIIELASYSFANLTNLKEILLSQNNIHTMEQYAFAHHPNLTHINLENNSILEIEKDTFVDLPNLQKLTLVGNNITTITNGAFQYTFNLLELDLNKNLIFHLNRHTFDGLANLRRLDLRKNQIYNLTEFTFAELWNLQELLLGNNDLKYISARAFDGLSQLRKLSLDDNKLSAIPPGLFEGVRGLSSLDLRSNELHALTFDNIKPILDNLKPLNSNLLLEGNNFICDCRLKWMHSLRNDTKSQSTKDSLDGVTCKTDPPIVSSAYNKITDDKVAYSQDIAYIVEVKLNTTDKRKLNETNDGTKKGVKRSVMKISPESLPCPKETVKTTEMTPMLVDPVIPIQNEMKTFRFQGTSSGSNMCYFSLIVYSAYFVFFFT is encoded by the exons ATGGAGCTCCAAagagttaaattaatttgcattttcATCATATTAGTCCTGATTAATGCGATGTCTTCTGCTATCCAAGCGAAGGATAACACAAAACGAAAGTCTAAGGAGAAATTAGGTGGCTTTCAAAAGAATATTTGTGACGTAAGGGACAGAGAGTCTAAAGTTCACTGCTATTGTGAAAATACTCGAGAACACGAGAATGTAACTAAAGCTGAATGTTGGGTTTTTAACGGAGGTATTCAAAGGGATGATCAGATCTGGCAAAGTTTCGCATCACAACCAACTTTACAAACTTTGTCCTTTAATATCCGAGTTGACGGAGCATTGGGCTACGTGCCGACCAAAGCGCTACAGTACTTACAAAGACTTCGATCTATTAACATAAAGTATGGCGATATCATTGAATTGGCGTCCTATTCTTTTGCTAATTTAACCAATCTAAAAGAAATATTGCTctcacaaaataatattcacaCAATGGAACAATATGCTTTTGCCCATCATCCAAACTTGACTCAtataaatttagaaaataattcgATACTGGAAATTGAAAAAGATACTTTTGTTGATTTACCGAACTTACAAAAATTAACGTTGGTTGGTAATAATATTACTACGATCACTAATGGAGCATTTCAGTACACATTCAACCTTTTGGAgttggatttaaataaaaatttaatattccaCTTGAATCGACACACGTTTGATGGATTGGCAAACTTGAGGAGATTGGATCTAAGAAAGAACCAAATTTACAATTTGACTGAGTTTACTTTCGCCGAATTGTGGAATTTGCAAGAGTTGCTTTTGGGGAACAACGATTTAAAGTATATATCTGCAAGGGCTTTCGATGGCTTGTCTCAACTGCGAAAGTTGTCCCTTGACGATAATAAACTTTCAGCGATTCCACCCGGTTTATTCGAAGGAGTTCGAGGCTTGAGTTCCCTTGATTTGCGATCGAACGAACTACACGCATTAACTTTTGACAACATTAAGCCTATATTGGATAATTTGAAACCTCTAAACAGCAATCTGCTTCTCGAAg gaAACAATTTCATTTGTGACTGCAGACTCAAGTGGATGCATTCTTTACGGAATGATACAAAAAGCCAAAGCACCAAAGACTCTTTAGACGGTGTCACATGCAAGACAGATCCACCAATTGTTAGTTCtgcttataataaaattactgaCGACAAAGTTGCTTATAGTCAAGATATTGCTTACATTGTTGAAGTAAAATTAAACACTACAGATAAAAGGAAACTTAATGAGACCAACGATGGAACAAAAAAAGGTGTCAAGAGGAGCGTTATGAAAATTTCCCCGGAAAGTTTACCTTGTCCCAAAGAAACAGTTAAAACTACAGAGATGACACCAATGCTAGTTGATCCTGTAATACCGATCCAGAATGAGATGAAAACTTTTAGATTCCAAGGAACGAGTTCAGGGAGCAACATGTGCTATTTTAGTTTAATAGTTTACAGTGCGTACTTCGTTTTCTTTTTTACCTAG